One window from the genome of Molothrus ater isolate BHLD 08-10-18 breed brown headed cowbird chromosome 5, BPBGC_Mater_1.1, whole genome shotgun sequence encodes:
- the NDUFB2 gene encoding NADH dehydrogenase [ubiquinone] 1 beta subcomplex subunit 2, mitochondrial, which produces MVVAALGRAAGRLLRTGAAVPGRRRAGGGVHIPPRYRQFPELTRAQVIRGEALSGFMWFWILWQFWHNSDMVLGHFPYPDASAWTDEELGIPPDDEE; this is translated from the exons ATGGTGGTGGCGGCGCTGGGCCGAGCGGCGGGGCGGCTGCTGCGGACCGGGGCCGCCGTGCCCGGGCGGCGGCG CGCGGGCGGCGGGGTGCACATCCCGCCGCGGTACCGGCAGTTCCCGGAGCTGACGCGGGCGCAGGTGATCCGAGGCGAGGCGCTCAGCGGCTTCATGTGGTTCTGGATCCTCTGGCAGTTCTGGCACAACTCGGACATGGTGCTG GGACACTTCCCGTATCCCGACGCTTCGGCCTGGACGGACGAGGAGCTCGGCATCCCTCCGGACGATGAGGAATAG